A region of Streptomyces sp. NBC_01267 DNA encodes the following proteins:
- a CDS encoding 3-oxoacyl-[acyl-carrier-protein] synthase III C-terminal domain-containing protein, whose product MTPVSLVDVGSYLPERTVGTDFYANGDTETAEGLMFRAPAFRRHAAPDETATDMVEKAARPMLERLRAQGDAQVDIVLTNVALPERAFTGAGADIAARLGLDPVPEWIIDVHNSGCASFVYMMKIARRIIEGGGARSALICSVQNMAGQLFARPDVRTRKHAPVPGDGCGVGFLRAGDESPILDVVSYQGVEYANDMNLSVETRKYWEPGEGEIDIGFSDGKVAQIVARGNQLVPQVATELCERIGTPTSDIDVFITNQPNQMFLQNWREALGVKPERHLDTFHQYGNLFGAGIPVTLAQARDEGKLRKGDLVVLSGFAHAGDFAAAAAVRW is encoded by the coding sequence GTGACCCCCGTCAGCCTGGTCGACGTCGGCAGCTACCTGCCCGAACGCACCGTCGGGACCGACTTCTATGCCAACGGGGACACGGAGACCGCCGAGGGGCTCATGTTCCGGGCGCCCGCCTTCCGCCGTCACGCCGCGCCGGACGAGACCGCCACCGACATGGTGGAGAAGGCCGCCCGGCCGATGCTGGAACGGCTGCGCGCACAGGGCGATGCCCAGGTGGACATCGTGCTGACCAACGTGGCGCTGCCGGAACGTGCCTTCACCGGGGCGGGCGCCGACATCGCGGCCCGGCTCGGACTCGACCCGGTGCCCGAGTGGATCATCGACGTGCACAACAGCGGCTGCGCCTCCTTCGTCTACATGATGAAGATCGCCCGCCGGATCATCGAGGGCGGCGGCGCCCGCAGCGCACTGATCTGTTCGGTGCAGAACATGGCGGGGCAGCTCTTCGCCCGCCCGGACGTACGGACCCGCAAGCACGCTCCCGTACCGGGTGACGGCTGCGGCGTCGGGTTCCTGCGGGCGGGCGACGAGTCGCCGATCCTTGACGTGGTGAGCTACCAGGGCGTCGAGTACGCCAACGACATGAACCTCTCCGTGGAGACCCGCAAGTACTGGGAGCCCGGCGAGGGCGAGATAGACATCGGCTTCAGCGACGGGAAGGTGGCGCAGATCGTCGCGCGCGGCAACCAGCTGGTGCCTCAGGTCGCCACCGAACTGTGCGAGCGCATCGGCACGCCGACCTCCGACATCGACGTGTTCATCACCAACCAGCCGAACCAGATGTTCCTGCAGAACTGGCGGGAGGCGCTGGGCGTCAAGCCGGAACGGCACCTCGACACCTTCCACCAGTACGGCAACCTGTTCGGCGCCGGTATCCCGGTGACCCTGGCCCAGGCCCGCGACGAGGGGAAGCTCCGCAAGGGAGACCTCGTCGTGCTGTCCGGTTTCGCGCACGCGGGCGACTTCGCCGCAGCCGCCGCCGTCCGGTGGTAG
- a CDS encoding aminotransferase family protein: MTDLSVAPSPAPAAPALTGDELAELDRRHLLHPWTPMGDPEQLLIVSGEGCDVTDSYGRTYLDGRSGQFNATLGYGHPRVLAALQEQAGKLMTYALLGSSNEPAVLLAAKLAELLGEPLSRTLFCNSGSEASEAAVRIVRMYHTLQGQPERTTVISLADGYHGTTSGTTAMSASPIAWAGCGPRPGGFVQIATPRCAQCASGAAHDPCAVPGPEALEEAVLAQGAENVAAFFVEPVLGVGGLLPLPAGYLRGVRDICDRYGVLLVVDEVTTGLGRTGAWFAHQREGITPDIVTTAKGLTSGYAPLAAVTMTTAIADVFATDPMLGGLRHGHTTSGHAMGAAAALAVLRVIEEDGLIEHAAAVGERLCGQLTARLKGLDGVRDVRGVGLLAGIEFDSFPRASQVVAACRRAGVVVRSEGPVLFVSPPLIVTEEQVDRIVDALYAGVVATGAA, encoded by the coding sequence ATGACCGATCTCTCCGTTGCACCGTCCCCTGCCCCTGCCGCACCGGCCCTCACCGGTGACGAGCTCGCCGAGCTGGACCGCCGTCATCTGCTGCACCCGTGGACCCCGATGGGCGACCCCGAGCAGCTGTTGATCGTCTCCGGCGAGGGCTGCGACGTCACCGACTCGTACGGCCGCACCTATCTGGACGGGCGCAGCGGCCAGTTCAACGCCACTCTCGGGTACGGCCACCCCCGGGTGCTGGCCGCCCTCCAGGAGCAGGCCGGCAAGCTGATGACGTACGCACTGCTGGGCTCGTCGAACGAGCCCGCGGTGCTGCTCGCGGCCAAGCTGGCCGAACTGCTGGGTGAGCCGCTCAGCCGTACGCTCTTCTGCAACTCCGGTTCGGAGGCGTCCGAGGCGGCGGTGCGGATCGTCCGGATGTACCACACGCTCCAGGGGCAGCCGGAGCGGACGACCGTGATCTCGCTGGCCGACGGCTACCACGGGACGACCAGCGGGACGACGGCGATGTCGGCGTCACCGATCGCCTGGGCGGGCTGCGGTCCGCGGCCAGGCGGGTTCGTCCAGATCGCCACGCCCCGGTGCGCGCAGTGCGCGTCCGGTGCCGCGCACGATCCCTGCGCGGTGCCGGGACCGGAGGCGCTGGAGGAGGCCGTCCTGGCGCAGGGCGCGGAGAACGTCGCGGCGTTCTTCGTGGAACCGGTGCTCGGTGTGGGCGGTCTGCTGCCCCTGCCCGCCGGTTACCTGCGCGGTGTGCGGGACATCTGCGACCGGTACGGGGTGCTGCTGGTCGTCGACGAGGTGACCACGGGACTGGGCCGTACGGGGGCCTGGTTCGCCCACCAGCGCGAGGGCATCACGCCCGACATCGTCACCACCGCCAAGGGTCTGACGAGTGGGTACGCCCCGCTCGCCGCGGTCACCATGACGACCGCCATCGCCGATGTGTTCGCCACCGACCCGATGCTCGGCGGCCTGCGGCACGGGCACACCACCAGCGGTCACGCGATGGGCGCCGCCGCGGCGCTGGCCGTGCTGCGGGTGATCGAGGAGGACGGTCTGATCGAGCACGCGGCGGCGGTCGGTGAGCGGCTGTGCGGTCAGCTGACGGCGCGGCTCAAGGGGCTCGACGGCGTACGCGACGTCCGTGGGGTGGGGCTGCTCGCCGGGATCGAGTTCGACTCCTTCCCGCGCGCCTCCCAGGTGGTAGCCGCCTGTCGCCGGGCCGGGGTCGTCGTCCGCAGCGAGGGCCCGGTGCTCTTCGTCTCGCCGCCGCTGATCGTGACCGAGGAGCAGGTGGACCGGATCGTCGACGCGCTGTACGCGGGCGTGGTCGCCACCGGCGCGGCGTAG
- a CDS encoding SRPBCC family protein, with protein sequence MSTTSPQLADIPDLLRCETTSTDEILARASERTEAAYPHDLVYGDFCTIQDYIDCPPEEVFDYLCNINNLDEYTVSTRGFAPTATPDLYVGRDTLAPDTKIYMTLKPNREALTLDYHCAWDQGEELWMIYLFRIVPAQQVLGKPGSVVIWSNCHHPNYDKNPYPELAPSPDRIWVGDLWPLFYAGHRIELDNLKTILEYRHSNGLPISVAPAPEATPKTGPEAAR encoded by the coding sequence ATGTCGACTACGTCACCCCAGTTGGCTGACATTCCCGATCTGCTGCGCTGCGAGACCACCAGCACGGACGAGATCCTCGCGCGGGCGAGCGAGCGGACCGAGGCCGCATACCCGCACGACCTGGTGTACGGCGACTTCTGCACCATCCAGGACTACATCGACTGTCCGCCGGAGGAGGTCTTCGACTACCTCTGCAACATCAACAACCTCGACGAGTACACGGTCAGCACCCGTGGCTTCGCGCCGACCGCGACCCCCGATCTCTATGTCGGCCGGGACACCCTGGCACCCGACACCAAGATCTACATGACGCTCAAGCCCAACCGTGAGGCGCTGACGCTCGACTACCACTGCGCCTGGGACCAGGGCGAAGAGCTCTGGATGATCTATCTGTTCCGGATCGTGCCGGCCCAGCAGGTGCTCGGCAAGCCCGGTTCGGTGGTCATCTGGTCCAACTGCCACCACCCCAACTACGACAAGAACCCCTACCCGGAGCTGGCCCCGAGTCCGGACCGGATCTGGGTGGGCGACCTGTGGCCGCTGTTCTACGCCGGCCACCGCATCGAGCTGGACAACCTCAAGACGATCCTTGAGTACCGCCACAGCAACGGCCTGCCCATCTCGGTCGCCCCCGCCCCCGAGGCCACCCCGAAGACCGGCCCGGAGGCCGCCCGGTGA